A region from the Benincasa hispida cultivar B227 chromosome 12, ASM972705v1, whole genome shotgun sequence genome encodes:
- the LOC120068177 gene encoding nodulation receptor kinase-like isoform X1: protein MEEIKMMRGFYNWGSTIAQLLIIFILLHPTTAQEGFVSLACCADTNYKDKNTGIEWKQDSQWLFPNDSSTCGNINNNNNEKSRMFGSTVIGQKRYCYHLSTVKGQEYLIRGTFLVNESSSSGGRGGDGDSRDNWSSLFGVYIGKTVLGWVKSFQDSVVIEGSFKAERNYIDFCLEKNNIQDEAYMSYLELRQLRDFSYLSRFPSHIFKLISRLNLGESILDIRYPNDPIDRIWKASPSSQNVGRFLSQPNINISSNSNYNASLGVPLEVLRTALTHPNHLVFLHDDLDTATYEYRIFFHFVELNQTVESGQRLFDIYINNEKKAINFDILAHGSNYKWEFYDVLANGSLNLTLVKASVGSELGPICSAYEIMQVRPWIQESGENDVEIILKVRDELLVANQQNEVLGIWSGDPCLLIPWNGLACDSINGSSVITKLDLSEHEFKGLFPGSLPKLAHLQTLDLSNNDFTGNIPSFPTSSVLISVDLRHNDFTGELPESLALLPHLITLNFGCNPNFGKELPPSFNMSRLTTDYGTCDHSESTFPRKGIVIGTVASGSVLFTIIFCVIYVYCCRQKFVFRGRYDLKRELMMKDIIISLPSTDDAFIKSICIQSFTLKYIEAATQQYKTLIGEGGFGSVYRGTLSDGEEVAVKVRSATSTQGTREFENELNLLSTIRHENLVPLLGYCCENDQQILVYPFMSNGSLQDRLYGELAKRKTLDWSTRLSVALGAARGLTYLHTFAGRCVIHRDVKSSNILLDHSMSAKVADFGFSKYAPQEGDSGASLEVRGTAGYLDPEYYTTHHLSAKSDVFSFGVVLLEIICGREPLNIHKPRNEWSLVEWAKTNIRESKIEEIVDPSIKGGYHAEAMWRVVEVALACIEPYSAYRPCMADIVRELEDSLIIENNASEYMRSIDSFGGSNRFSMVVDRKVVQPPTPTPTEPSPISHELAPPEPR, encoded by the exons ATGGAAGAGATCAAGATGATGAGAGGATTCTATAATTGGGGTTCAACCATTGCTCAGCTGCTTATTATCTTCATTCTCCTTCATCCAACTACAGCACAAGAGG GTTTTGTGAGCTTAGCATGTTGTGCAGACACAAACTACAAAGACAAAAACACAGGTATTGAGTGGAAACAAGATTCCCAATGGTTGTTCCCAAATGATTCATCAACTTGTGGAAAcataaacaacaataataatgagAAATCTCGAATGTTTGGTAGTACTGTCATAGGACAAAAGAGATATTGCTATCATTTAAGCACTGTAAAAGGGCAAGAATATTTGATAAGGGGTACGTTTCTGGTGAACGAATCAAGTAGTAGCGGTGGCAGGGGCGGTGACGGTGACAGCCGGGATAATTGGTCGTCTTTATTTGGTGTTTATATTGGGAAGACGGTTCTGGGTTGGGTCAAATCCTTCCAAGACTCGGTGGTGATTGAAGGAAGTTTTAAAGCTGAAAGAAATTACATAGATTTTTGCTTGGAGAAAAACAATATACAAGATGAGGCTTATATGTCATATCTTGAGCTTCGACAACTACGGGATTTTAGTTATCTCTCAAGATTTCCATCTCACATTTTCAAACTCATTTCTAGACTTAATTTGGGAGAATCCATATTGGATATCAG ATACCCAAATGACCCGATCGATAGAATTTGGAAAGCATCACCATCTTCCCAAAATGTAGGTCGATTCTTATCACAGCCTAATATCAACATCTCTTCCAATTCCAACTACAATGCCTCGCTTGGCGTTCCTTTGGAAGTCCTTCGAACTGCTCTTACACATCCCAACCACCTGGTTTTCCTCCACGATGACCTGGACACAGCAACTTACGAGTATCGTATCTTTTTTCACTTTGTTGAGCTCAACCAGACTGTTGAATCTGGCCAAAGATTGTTTGACATTTACATTAACAatgaaaagaaagcaataaattttGACATTCTAGCTCATGGGTCCAATTACAAATGGGAATTTTATGACGTTCTGGCTAATGGGTCACTTAATTTGACCTTGGTTAAGGCTTCAGTCGGGTCTGAGTTAGGACCCATTTGCAGTGCTTATGAGATTATGCAGGTGCGCCCATGGATTCAGGAGTCTGGCGAGAATGATG TTGAAATAATTCTGAAGGTGAGAGATGAATTGTTGGTTGCTAACCAACAAAATGAAGTGTTGGGTATTTGGTCGGGGGATCCTTGTCTTTTGATTCCATGGAACGGTCTGGCTTGTGACTCCATCAACGGATCCTCTGTTATCACCAAACT GGACCTCTCTGAGCATGAATTCAAAGGATTGTTTCCTGGCAGTTTACCTAAGCTGGCCCATTTACAAACTCT GGATCTCAGCAACAACGACTTCACTGGAAACATTCCATCATTTCCCACTTCTTCAGTGTTGATATCAGT GGATCTGAGGCACAATGATTTTACGGGAGAACTCCCTGAATCTCTTGCTTTGTTGCCACATTTGATAACCTT AAACTTTGGCTGCAATCCTAACTTTGGCAAGGAGCTTCCACCCAGCTTCAACATGTCAAGACTTACTACAGA CTATGGAACATGTGATCATTCAGAATCAACATTTCCGAGAAAAGGAATTGTTATAGGAACAGTTGCGAGTGGATCAGTTCTATTTACCATTATTTTTTGTGTCATTTATGTGTACTGTTGCAGACAGAAATTTGTGTTTAGGGGAAGATATGACTTGAAAAGAGAGCTTATGATGAAAG ATATAATCATTTCTCTACCCAGCACAGATGATGcctttataaaatcaatatgcATACAGTCATTTACTCTCAAGTACATTGAAGCTGCTACCCAGCAATACAAAACCTTAATAGGTGAAGGAGGGTTTGGATCTGTTTATCGTGGTACTTTGTCTGACGGTGAGGAAGTGGCTGTAAAGGTCCGTTCTGCCACATCTACTCAGGGAACACGAGAATTTGAAAATGAG CTAAACCTGCTTTCAACTATTAGGCACGAGAACCTGGTACCACTTCTTGGTTATTGCTGTGAAAACGACCAACAAATTCTTGTTTACCCTTTCATGTCAAATGGATCACTGCAAGATCGTCTTTATG GTGAGCTGGCGAAGAGGAAGACACTGGACTGGTCCACTAGACTTTCAGTTGCACTTGGTGCTGCCAGAG GTTTGACGTATCTTCACACATTTGCTGGGCGATGTGTTATACATAGAGATGTAAAATCAAGCAATATACTTCTAGATCATAGCATGTCTGCCAAGGTTGCAGATTTTGGGTTTTCAAAATATGCACCTCAAGAGGGTGACAGTGGTGCTTCCCTGGAGGTCAGAGGAACTGCTGGATATTTGGATCCTGA GTATTATACGACCCATCATTTGTCTGCTAAAAGTGACGTGTTCAGCTTTGGCGTTGTTCTCCTTGAAATCATATGTGGTCGGGAGCCTCTGAACATTCATAAACCACGCAATGAATGGAGCTTGGTTGAATGG GCCAAAACTAATATAAGGGAGTCGAAGATTGAGGAGATTGTGGATCCTTCCATCAAAGGAGGCTACCATGCAGAGGCAATGTGGAGAGTGGTGGAGGTGGCATTGGCATGTATTGAACCTTACTCAGCCTATCGACCCTGCATGGCTGACATTGTGCGCGAGCTAGAGGATTCCTTAATCATAGAGAACAATGCTTCAGAATACATGAGGTCCATAGACAGTTTTGGAGGTTCCAATCGTTTTTCAATGGTTGTGGACAGAAAGGTAGTTCAACCACCCACTCCAACTCCGACAGAGCCATCACCAATCTCTCATGAGTTGGCCCCGCCCGAGCCAAGGTAG
- the LOC120068177 gene encoding nodulation receptor kinase-like isoform X2 gives MEEIKMMRGFYNWGSTIAQLLIIFILLHPTTAQEGFVSLACCADTNYKDKNTGIEWKQDSQWLFPNDSSTCGNINNNNNEKSRMFGSTVIGQKRYCYHLSTVKGQEYLIRGTFLVNESSSSGGRGGDGDSRDNWSSLFGVYIGKTVLGWVKSFQDSVVIEGSFKAERNYIDFCLEKNNIQDEAYMSYLELRQLRDFSYLSRFPSHIFKLISRLNLGESILDIRYPNDPIDRIWKASPSSQNVGRFLSQPNINISSNSNYNASLGVPLEVLRTALTHPNHLVFLHDDLDTATYEYRIFFHFVELNQTVESGQRLFDIYINNEKKAINFDILAHGSNYKWEFYDVLANGSLNLTLVKASVGSELGPICSAYEIMQVRPWIQESGENDVEIILKVRDELLVANQQNEVLGIWSGDPCLLIPWNGLACDSINGSSVITKLDLSEHEFKGLFPGSLPKLAHLQTLDLSNNDFTGNIPSFPTSSVLISVDLRHNDFTGELPESLALLPHLITLNFGCNPNFGKELPPSFNMSRLTTEQKFVFRGRYDLKRELMMKDIIISLPSTDDAFIKSICIQSFTLKYIEAATQQYKTLIGEGGFGSVYRGTLSDGEEVAVKVRSATSTQGTREFENELNLLSTIRHENLVPLLGYCCENDQQILVYPFMSNGSLQDRLYGELAKRKTLDWSTRLSVALGAARGLTYLHTFAGRCVIHRDVKSSNILLDHSMSAKVADFGFSKYAPQEGDSGASLEVRGTAGYLDPEYYTTHHLSAKSDVFSFGVVLLEIICGREPLNIHKPRNEWSLVEWAKTNIRESKIEEIVDPSIKGGYHAEAMWRVVEVALACIEPYSAYRPCMADIVRELEDSLIIENNASEYMRSIDSFGGSNRFSMVVDRKVVQPPTPTPTEPSPISHELAPPEPR, from the exons ATGGAAGAGATCAAGATGATGAGAGGATTCTATAATTGGGGTTCAACCATTGCTCAGCTGCTTATTATCTTCATTCTCCTTCATCCAACTACAGCACAAGAGG GTTTTGTGAGCTTAGCATGTTGTGCAGACACAAACTACAAAGACAAAAACACAGGTATTGAGTGGAAACAAGATTCCCAATGGTTGTTCCCAAATGATTCATCAACTTGTGGAAAcataaacaacaataataatgagAAATCTCGAATGTTTGGTAGTACTGTCATAGGACAAAAGAGATATTGCTATCATTTAAGCACTGTAAAAGGGCAAGAATATTTGATAAGGGGTACGTTTCTGGTGAACGAATCAAGTAGTAGCGGTGGCAGGGGCGGTGACGGTGACAGCCGGGATAATTGGTCGTCTTTATTTGGTGTTTATATTGGGAAGACGGTTCTGGGTTGGGTCAAATCCTTCCAAGACTCGGTGGTGATTGAAGGAAGTTTTAAAGCTGAAAGAAATTACATAGATTTTTGCTTGGAGAAAAACAATATACAAGATGAGGCTTATATGTCATATCTTGAGCTTCGACAACTACGGGATTTTAGTTATCTCTCAAGATTTCCATCTCACATTTTCAAACTCATTTCTAGACTTAATTTGGGAGAATCCATATTGGATATCAG ATACCCAAATGACCCGATCGATAGAATTTGGAAAGCATCACCATCTTCCCAAAATGTAGGTCGATTCTTATCACAGCCTAATATCAACATCTCTTCCAATTCCAACTACAATGCCTCGCTTGGCGTTCCTTTGGAAGTCCTTCGAACTGCTCTTACACATCCCAACCACCTGGTTTTCCTCCACGATGACCTGGACACAGCAACTTACGAGTATCGTATCTTTTTTCACTTTGTTGAGCTCAACCAGACTGTTGAATCTGGCCAAAGATTGTTTGACATTTACATTAACAatgaaaagaaagcaataaattttGACATTCTAGCTCATGGGTCCAATTACAAATGGGAATTTTATGACGTTCTGGCTAATGGGTCACTTAATTTGACCTTGGTTAAGGCTTCAGTCGGGTCTGAGTTAGGACCCATTTGCAGTGCTTATGAGATTATGCAGGTGCGCCCATGGATTCAGGAGTCTGGCGAGAATGATG TTGAAATAATTCTGAAGGTGAGAGATGAATTGTTGGTTGCTAACCAACAAAATGAAGTGTTGGGTATTTGGTCGGGGGATCCTTGTCTTTTGATTCCATGGAACGGTCTGGCTTGTGACTCCATCAACGGATCCTCTGTTATCACCAAACT GGACCTCTCTGAGCATGAATTCAAAGGATTGTTTCCTGGCAGTTTACCTAAGCTGGCCCATTTACAAACTCT GGATCTCAGCAACAACGACTTCACTGGAAACATTCCATCATTTCCCACTTCTTCAGTGTTGATATCAGT GGATCTGAGGCACAATGATTTTACGGGAGAACTCCCTGAATCTCTTGCTTTGTTGCCACATTTGATAACCTT AAACTTTGGCTGCAATCCTAACTTTGGCAAGGAGCTTCCACCCAGCTTCAACATGTCAAGACTTACTACAGA ACAGAAATTTGTGTTTAGGGGAAGATATGACTTGAAAAGAGAGCTTATGATGAAAG ATATAATCATTTCTCTACCCAGCACAGATGATGcctttataaaatcaatatgcATACAGTCATTTACTCTCAAGTACATTGAAGCTGCTACCCAGCAATACAAAACCTTAATAGGTGAAGGAGGGTTTGGATCTGTTTATCGTGGTACTTTGTCTGACGGTGAGGAAGTGGCTGTAAAGGTCCGTTCTGCCACATCTACTCAGGGAACACGAGAATTTGAAAATGAG CTAAACCTGCTTTCAACTATTAGGCACGAGAACCTGGTACCACTTCTTGGTTATTGCTGTGAAAACGACCAACAAATTCTTGTTTACCCTTTCATGTCAAATGGATCACTGCAAGATCGTCTTTATG GTGAGCTGGCGAAGAGGAAGACACTGGACTGGTCCACTAGACTTTCAGTTGCACTTGGTGCTGCCAGAG GTTTGACGTATCTTCACACATTTGCTGGGCGATGTGTTATACATAGAGATGTAAAATCAAGCAATATACTTCTAGATCATAGCATGTCTGCCAAGGTTGCAGATTTTGGGTTTTCAAAATATGCACCTCAAGAGGGTGACAGTGGTGCTTCCCTGGAGGTCAGAGGAACTGCTGGATATTTGGATCCTGA GTATTATACGACCCATCATTTGTCTGCTAAAAGTGACGTGTTCAGCTTTGGCGTTGTTCTCCTTGAAATCATATGTGGTCGGGAGCCTCTGAACATTCATAAACCACGCAATGAATGGAGCTTGGTTGAATGG GCCAAAACTAATATAAGGGAGTCGAAGATTGAGGAGATTGTGGATCCTTCCATCAAAGGAGGCTACCATGCAGAGGCAATGTGGAGAGTGGTGGAGGTGGCATTGGCATGTATTGAACCTTACTCAGCCTATCGACCCTGCATGGCTGACATTGTGCGCGAGCTAGAGGATTCCTTAATCATAGAGAACAATGCTTCAGAATACATGAGGTCCATAGACAGTTTTGGAGGTTCCAATCGTTTTTCAATGGTTGTGGACAGAAAGGTAGTTCAACCACCCACTCCAACTCCGACAGAGCCATCACCAATCTCTCATGAGTTGGCCCCGCCCGAGCCAAGGTAG
- the LOC120092922 gene encoding cytochrome P450 81Q32-like — MEDSILAYSAISILSIGIVLGIIKHLLKSNCYKNLPPCPPSIPIIGHLHLLKLPVHRTLQTLSQKYGPVLSLRFGSRLVVVVSSMQAAEECFTKNDIIFANRPDFAVSRCLSYNHTTLGAAPYGDHWRKLRRVSALEILSSNRLNTNSGIRRDEVRRVMRKIYEASRDDFGKVEFKSMVKELTLNITMRMVAGKRYYGEEAAKSSEARTFQAIVNELFEFTLSSYPADFLPILKYIDIQGFMKRAKKLITRVDAFWQGLIDEHRRGEISNEEMENSMVAHFLKLQESQPEYYTDDIIKGLILTMILGGSDTTAVTIEWAMSNLLNHPSVLKKARAELESQLGEDQLLEETDLSKLSYLRCIVLETLRLYPAGPLLLPHKSSADCTILGYDVPHDTILLVNAWAIHRDPTLWEDPMSFKPERFENNNGEGDGSSKLMIAFGLGRRACPGTGMAHRVLGLSLGLLIQCFDWKSIEGKEVDMTEGIGVSMPKAQPLEALCKAREIATKLL; from the exons ATGGAAGACTCCATCTTAGCATATTCAGCGATTTCAATTCTGAGTATTGGTATAGTTTTGGGAATCATAAAGCATTTGTTGAAATCAAATTGCTACAAGAATCTCCCTCCATGTCCACCCTCAATTCCAATTATAGGTCACCTCCATCTCCTTAAACTCCCAGTTCATAGGACACTACAAACTCTCTCACAAAAGTATGGTCCAGTACTTTCTCTTCGGTTCGGCTCTCGTTTAGTCGTCGTGGTTTCGTCCATGCAGGCTGCTGAAGAATGCTTCACCAAAAACGACATCATTTTCGCAAACCGTCCGGACTTCGCCGTGAGCCGGTGCTTGAGTTACAACCACACCACCCTTGGAGCGGCTCCCTACGGTGATCACTGGCGTAAGCTTCGTCGTGTCAGCGCACTCGAAATATTGTCTTCAAATCGTCTTAACACGAATTCCGGGATTCGGAGAGACGAAGTGAGAAGAGTAATGAGGAAGATATATGAAGCTTCGAGAGATGATTTTGGCAAAGTGGAGTTCAAATCAATGGTGAAGGAATTGACATTGAACATAACAATGAGAATGGTGGCAGGGAAGAGATATTATGGTGAAGAAGCAGCTAAAAGTAGTGAAGCAAGAACATTTCAAGCTATTGTGAATGAGCTTTTTGAATTTACTTTGTCTTCATATCCAGCTGACTTCTTGCCCATTTTGAAGTATATTGATATTCAAGGTTTTATGAAGAGGGCAAAGAAGCTTATCACAAGGGTTGATGCATTTTGGCAAGGATTGATTGATGAGCATAGAAGAGGTGAAATTAGTAATGAAGAAATGGAGAATTCTATGGTTGCTCATTTCCTTAAGTTGCAAGAGTCACAGCCCGAGTATTATACAGATGATATTATCAAAGGCTTGATTTTG ACGATGATACTCGGTGGCTCAGACACTACTGCGGTGACAATAGAGTGGGCAATGTCAAATCTCCTAAACCATCCATCAGTATTGAAGAAGGCAAGAGCTGAATTAGAGTCTCAACTGGGTGAAGATCAATTGCTTGAAGAAACCGATCTTTCAAAATTAAGTTACCTACGATGTATAGTCCTAGAAACTCTTCGGTTGTACCCGGCTGGCCCGCTCCTACTGCCACATAAGTCTTCAGCCGACTGTACCATATTAGGATACGACGTGCCACATGACACAATCTTATTGGTAAATGCTTGGGCTATCCATAGGGACCCCACATTATGGGAAGATCCAATGAGTTTTAAACCAGAGAGGTTTGAGAATAATAATGGGGAAGGGGATGGAAGTAGTAAGTTAATGATAGCATTTGGTTTGGGAAGAAGAGCTTGTCCAGGAACTGGAATGGCACATAGAGTGCTGGGTTTGAGTCTTGGACTGTTGATTCAATGTTTTGATTGGAAGAGTATTGAAGGTAAGGAAGTAGATATGACTGAAGGAATTGGGGTTAGTATGCCTAAAGCTCAACCACTTGAAGCATTATGTAAAGCAAGAGAAATTGCAACCAAGCTGCTTTGA
- the LOC120092564 gene encoding CRIB domain-containing protein RIC7-like — translation MQIGHPTDVKHVAHIGWDGPSVNPPSWMNEFKTAPSFSSAPLCLPAPGDIKEGVSVKWVSEDRSRRGEKGSNSSATAARSLGDITKTSKHPSSGESPTCRERSERQKARRSSKSKESSSDHDHSPSSSLPDIPRNGRRKKTSRAKPHIACRNIRVPSFRSWHHLRNWIHIYIQGL, via the exons ATGCAAATTGGGCATCCAACAGATGTAAAGCATGTTGCCCATATTGGTTGGGATGGTCCTTCTGTCAATCCTCCAAGCTGG ATGAATGAATTTAAAACAGCGCCATCGTTTTCATCAGCTCCTTTGTGTCTTCCTGCCCCTGGAGACATCAAAGAGGGCGTTTCTGTGAAATGGGTGTCTGAAG ATCGTAGCAGAAGAGGAGAAAAAGGTTCGAATTCATCAGCAACAGCAGCACGAAGTTTAGGGGACATAACAAAAACATCAAAACATCCATCGTCAGGGGAGTCTCCGACATGTAGAGAAAGGTCAGAGAGACAAAAAGCAAGACGGTCTTCAAAGTCAAAGGAATCGTCCTCCGACCACGACCACTCGCCCAGCTCAAGCCTACCCGACATCCCAAGAAACGGGCGACGCAAGAAAACAAGCAGAGCCAAGCCGCACATTGCCTGCAGAAACATACGTGTCCCCTCATTCCGATCCTGGCACCACCTCCGGAACTGGATCCATATCTATATCCAAGGACTCTGA